The Methylobacterium durans nucleotide sequence GAGGATCGGGTGGGTCTGGACCAGAAGCCCCTCAAGGCCGAGGAACTCGGCGGCTTCGGCGACCGCGGTGAAGGAGGGGCCGGAGATCGCGTCCGCGCCCCGGCTGCTCTCGCGCTTCGACGGGGCAACTGCGCAGCGCGTCCACTCGAAGATCCGCGGACCGGACGGAGCGGGGGCCCTTTCAGGATCTCGGGGTAGAGGTGGGTCTGCAGGTGCGGCCGCGTCGTCGGCAGGAGGCGGGAGTAGGAGACCACCGCGTCCCCGGCGAGGCCGACGACGTGGTAGCATTCGGGCGTGTCGAACTCATCGATCTCGCGCCCGTCCGGCTTGCGGCACGCCTCCCATTTCAGGTGCTCGACGAAGAAGGCGTGCCGGAACCGGTAGACCTTCTCCATGAGGTCGGGATCCTCCGACCCGTCCTCTCCACTCAACAGCTTGAACATCCTGCGGCCCTCCTGCCTGCCCCGAGAGTCGGGCAGAGAGAGCGGCTGGCGTATTCGTAGATTTACGAGGTGGAGTGGGTGGGCCGCGTCAGGTTATGATCCCGCGCCTGAGCGCCTCCGCGATGGACTGGACGCGGTTGACGGCGTTGAGCTTGCGCGCCGCGCTGGCGAGATGCGCCTCCACCGTCCGCGACGAGATCGCGAGGATCTGCGAGGTGTCCCAGGCGCTCTTGCCGGCGGACGACCATTTCAGGCACTCGATCTCCCGGTCGGTGAGGCCGCTCAGCGGGTCGGAATTGCCCTTCGCGCGCAGCGCCGAGACCGCGCGCGCCTTCGACATCGCGTAGATCGCGACGAGGTGGAGGCCCGCCCGCTCGTCCTCGGAGAGCGTCAGGCGCTCGGCCCCGAAGCTTACCCCCGCCTCACGTCCGTCGAGGTCGTGGAACGGCACGCAGAACCCGTCCAGCAGGCCGAAGCTGCGCGCCTCGTCCATGACGCGGGCGCCGTTCGCGTCGCCGTGCAGCCGGGCCGCATCCGTCCACAGGAAGGGCTCGGTCGTGCGCCGAATCTGCCGGATGACCGGATCCTGGTGAAGGTAGTTCTGCCGGT carries:
- a CDS encoding acyl-homoserine-lactone synthase → MFKLLSGEDGSEDPDLMEKVYRFRHAFFVEHLKWEACRKPDGREIDEFDTPECYHVVGLAGDAVVSYSRLLPTTRPHLQTHLYPEILKGPPLRPVRGSSSGRAAQLPRRSARAAGARTRSPAPPSPRSPKPPSSSALRGFWSRPTRSS
- a CDS encoding LuxR family transcriptional regulator, whose protein sequence is MPDIRQTSFDIIHRLRATRSRADVYAELRAAGRIFGYDAFLIGGLPQTEAEGLLDCAMITGWPDAWSSRYHRQNYLHQDPVIRQIRRTTEPFLWTDAARLHGDANGARVMDEARSFGLLDGFCVPFHDLDGREAGVSFGAERLTLSEDERAGLHLVAIYAMSKARAVSALRAKGNSDPLSGLTDREIECLKWSSAGKSAWDTSQILAISSRTVEAHLASAARKLNAVNRVQSIAEALRRGIIT